In Rhinolophus ferrumequinum isolate MPI-CBG mRhiFer1 chromosome 18, mRhiFer1_v1.p, whole genome shotgun sequence, a genomic segment contains:
- the TLE5 gene encoding TLE family member 5 isoform X2, translated as MMFPQSRHSGSSHLPQQLKFTTSDSCDRIKDEFQLLQAQYHSLKLECDKLASEKSEMQRHYVMYYEMSYGLNIEMHKQAEIVKRLNGICAQVLPYLSQEHQQQVLGAIERAKQVTAPELNSIIRQLQAHQLSQLQALALPLTPLPVGLQPPSLPAVSAGTGLLSLSALGSQAHLSKEDKNGHDGDTHQEDDGEKSD; from the exons ATGATGTTTCCACAAAGCAGGCATTCG GGCTCTTCGCACCTACCCCAGCAACTGAAATTCACCACCTCGGACTCCTGCGACCGCATCAAAGACGAGTTTCAGCTGCTGCAGGCTCAGTACCACAG CCTGAAGCTCGAATGTGACAAGCTGGCCAGTGAGAAGTCAGAGATGCAGCGTCATTACGTGATG TACTACGAGATGTCTTACGGCTTGAACATTGAAATGCACAAGCAG gCTGAAATCGTCAAGAGGCTGAATGGGATCTGTGCCCAGGTCCTCCCCTACCTTTCCCAAGAG caccagcagcaggTCTTGGGAGCCATTGAGAGGGCTAAGCAGGTCACAGCTCCTGAGCTGAACTCCATCATCCGA cagctccaggcccACCAGCTGTCCCAGCTGCAGGCTCTGGCCCTGCCTCTGACCCCGCTGCCtgtgggactgcagccaccctcgcTGCCGGCGGTCAGCGCGGGCACCGGCCTCCTCTCGCTGTCGGCGCTAGGCTCCCAGGCCCACCTCTCCAAGGAAGATAAGAATGGGCATGATGGTGACACCCACCAGGAGGATGATGGCGAGAAGTCGGATTAG
- the TLE5 gene encoding TLE family member 5 isoform X1, translating to MMFPQSRHSGSSHLPQQLKFTTSDSCDRIKDEFQLLQAQYHSLKLECDKLASEKSEMQRHYVMYYEMSYGLNIEMHKQAEIVKRLNGICAQVLPYLSQEHQQQVLGAIERAKQVTAPELNSIIRQQLQAHQLSQLQALALPLTPLPVGLQPPSLPAVSAGTGLLSLSALGSQAHLSKEDKNGHDGDTHQEDDGEKSD from the exons ATGATGTTTCCACAAAGCAGGCATTCG GGCTCTTCGCACCTACCCCAGCAACTGAAATTCACCACCTCGGACTCCTGCGACCGCATCAAAGACGAGTTTCAGCTGCTGCAGGCTCAGTACCACAG CCTGAAGCTCGAATGTGACAAGCTGGCCAGTGAGAAGTCAGAGATGCAGCGTCATTACGTGATG TACTACGAGATGTCTTACGGCTTGAACATTGAAATGCACAAGCAG gCTGAAATCGTCAAGAGGCTGAATGGGATCTGTGCCCAGGTCCTCCCCTACCTTTCCCAAGAG caccagcagcaggTCTTGGGAGCCATTGAGAGGGCTAAGCAGGTCACAGCTCCTGAGCTGAACTCCATCATCCGA cagcagctccaggcccACCAGCTGTCCCAGCTGCAGGCTCTGGCCCTGCCTCTGACCCCGCTGCCtgtgggactgcagccaccctcgcTGCCGGCGGTCAGCGCGGGCACCGGCCTCCTCTCGCTGTCGGCGCTAGGCTCCCAGGCCCACCTCTCCAAGGAAGATAAGAATGGGCATGATGGTGACACCCACCAGGAGGATGATGGCGAGAAGTCGGATTAG